Proteins from a genomic interval of Blastocatellia bacterium:
- the nusG gene encoding transcription termination/antitermination protein NusG, producing the protein MPKRWFIIHTYSGHEHKVCESLRNRIRAFGMEREITDVLVPTEKVVELRGGRRIESEKMIFPGYVLVQIETNERGEISEKAWQVVRYTPKVTGFVGGQHPTPLTDEEVEEIIHHVSLTADKPKPKHMFVPGEMVKIMDGPFTGFMGKVDEVNPDKNTLKVMVTIFGRSTPVELNFLQVEKVTFAEEE; encoded by the coding sequence ATGCCGAAGCGGTGGTTCATCATCCATACATATTCCGGGCACGAACACAAGGTGTGCGAGAGCCTGAGGAATCGCATTCGGGCTTTCGGCATGGAGAGAGAGATCACCGATGTGCTCGTGCCGACGGAGAAAGTTGTGGAATTGCGGGGAGGGCGTCGCATCGAGTCGGAGAAGATGATCTTCCCTGGATACGTCCTCGTGCAGATCGAGACGAACGAGCGAGGGGAGATCTCCGAGAAGGCGTGGCAAGTGGTGCGATACACCCCGAAGGTCACCGGATTCGTCGGCGGGCAGCATCCGACGCCGCTGACCGATGAGGAGGTCGAGGAGATCATCCATCACGTCTCGCTCACAGCGGACAAGCCTAAGCCCAAGCACATGTTCGTGCCGGGCGAGATGGTCAAGATCATGGATGGCCCGTTCACGGGATTCATGGGAAAGGTGGACGAGGTGAATCCGGACAAGAACACGCTGAAGGTGATGGTGACGATCTTCGGGCGCTCGACGCCGGTCGAGCTGAATTTCTTACAGGTGGAGAAAGTGACCTTCGCGGAAGAAGAGTGA
- the secE gene encoding preprotein translocase subunit SecE encodes MAKVAEGIEKKPLAAEPSWIARGFQWIARLPLRTGSWVVVKARAARQFYEDVKLELRKVSWPTWKEVYAQTIVVLIVVFFFGFFLYGTNWVLGYLVNKLFEYAAR; translated from the coding sequence ATGGCGAAGGTTGCTGAAGGTATAGAGAAGAAACCGCTCGCCGCAGAGCCGAGTTGGATCGCGCGGGGCTTTCAGTGGATCGCGAGGCTCCCGCTCCGAACCGGCTCCTGGGTGGTGGTGAAGGCGCGCGCCGCACGGCAGTTCTACGAGGATGTGAAGCTGGAGCTGCGGAAGGTTTCCTGGCCAACGTGGAAGGAGGTCTATGCCCAGACGATCGTCGTCCTGATCGTCGTGTTCTTCTTTGGATTCTTCCTTTACGGCACGAATTGGGTGCTGGGCTATTTGGTCAACAAGCTCTTCGAGTACGCCGCGCGATAA